TCTGTTCGCCAGGTATGCCCAAAACACTTAGTTCTAGATATAAAAGAACATATAGTCGTATTTTATCAACCCGTATGTTGGTGTGTCGAAAGGTCTGATTTTGTTAGTGTGCTTAGCATGCTAGCTGGCTAGCCATATGGTGTTGTTAACTAAGCCCAGTATGTTTACTTACTAATTTACGTAAACTCTTAAAGCATGCGAGGTTTTACTTATTTGATATTTGGTTTTGAGCTCCTGAACGTCTTTTTAAACTCTGGTTATCGACATACATCGATGGTGTAGGGTGAAATAGTGCTAGCTGTCGAGCTAATGTGCTAACGAACCTTAATGTACATTGACAGCTAGCTCACAAACAGCTAACATTGAACATTAAAACTCTCCCTTATTGTGtactaatatattattatttatttagaaagccTAACATACTGGAATAGCTGTTAACTGGAGACATTATTCTACTGTAATATTCATATGAAGCAGCTTGTGTCTTCTGATCACTCTGTGGTTTCTGTATTGAGCAACAACACAACATCAGCTGCCTgacattgttattgttttaaactAAGCCAAAGGCAGAACATGGTGTACTCTAAGTGTTAGTTAAGCCTCATATACCCTCAATAGGAGACAAGACACAGTCCTGGTGGAGTTTTATCTGACTGAATTTTTATTAGCACAATAAATGATGTGGAGTTTGGTTTGTTGCTAGATAACCGGCACACAAACACGGCACATAATGATGAGGTTTTGCAGTTGATTCTGTGTCTTGTTTGTTCTTGATAGCCGAGTATGTAAATCCATTGGCTGTGTGACTCATACTTCACTCTCTGTATGTTGTCGACGTCAGTTTGTCTTCCATCCAACAGCATGGCTCGTGGACACCAGAAAATCCAGTCTCAGCAGAAAAACGCCAAGAAGCAGGCAGAGATCAAGAAATCCAAAGGCCACGACCAGAAGACCGCGGCGAAAGCGGCACTGGTGTTCACATGTGGCGTCTGCAGGGTCAGTGGTAATTATAGCCGGTTATTTTTACCCCAACAGATCATCCTTAGATGTTCTTTTCAACCAAGTTTCAATACCCACTTATGACAGATTGCACTTTTTATGCTTTTTGAACTTAATTGTATACACTTTGGACATTTTCTGAACACGGGCCAAAGTAAGGAACCCATGTTTTCCCTGCATGCTGTCGATATAAAGCTGATTTTATAAATGGGTGTGTGTAGACAATGAATGTGTTGGGAAATTTTGTTCTCAAGCTGCAACTTGTTTCTGACTATGAAAGTTATTCactgtaggaaaaaaaaaatctgacttgTCAGTACACCTTCTACCAATTACCAGTAACTGAGAGCCACACATGAGATTCATGGGCACAAAACCGCTTAAAATCACCATCAGATGATGTATTTTACCTGTAGTTTTGTGACTGCGGAGCCACATACAGTTAAGTGAATGAAATATGTCTTAATTACAATGGTTTGTTTGCTGTACACTtgcatttgttgctgttgttaaaGCAATCCACTCACCAAACTGACATACTCCAGAAAAGACATTTGGGGGAGTGTAGGAAAGTAACAGAAGCCGTTATCCTCATTAGAAGTCAGTGTATTTTAAGGTAAAAAATACTTGCATTCAGTTTCTTGAAGCTGTGGTCAACATTAGCAAGAAGTCCATTGTCAATCGAGTAATgatgtatgaagcacagctcacagaGAAGTCATCATCAaagcaagcagctttctgttgggaAATGCGGTGAATTGATATGACCAACTCGAACCTGTTGTGAAATCTGTGTGGGGAAATCTTTAGTGAAATTCCTCATCGCctggattcctattgaaataattgttttccCCTGTGAAAATTGGCAGACAATGGTAGATGTGACCACACCTTTatgatactgtatgtatattttaGGGCTGCACATTAATGACTAAACAAATAATCATGCTAATTTTACCTATAATCACAGTTATTAAttaggatttaaaataaatttttacattGCATTAGAATTTTAAGCAAGATATTAAGAGAACATCAACTCACATGCAGGGTTTATTTTACCTCATCTAGTTTCctgatttattatatttaccATATACAATTAAAACACTCTCTACATTATGAAATACTGGTAAAAGCTTCTCTCAAAAGCAAAAACTGTGAAATTCCTGATATTAATTCCATTGATTCCAAATTGTTAgcatttttttctattaaaatgataaaagacTTTGTTGTAGCACTTCGTGAAGGAACACAGACTGGCTGGTACCCTTTTATTTGAGCAGAATCTGTCAGTGGAGTTCTCTAAAATGGGAAGATTTGTCTCTCCGCTGCTGTCAGCTTTCACTTGCTCAGTTAGGGTTTAATATTAAGACAGTTAATATTGACCAATATTACCAATTTAACTGCACAGACACTGTTGGATGAGAAACAAAAATTGAACTAAATTGagttgaataatgacactaaCTTGGTAACATGGACATTGTTATTAAACTGAATTAACACTGAACTGACTTTAACAAAATTATGACACACTTGCCTTCTGTAGAGTTGCTTATACAGGAATTgaacttgtttcataattgatgaactttGCAATAATGGCACTGTTGGTGAACTgtattgagctgaataatgacactgtcTTCTGTAGACCTGCATTACTGCTTACATTTAATTCGTTTCATAATGAGTTTTTGAGCTGATTTGAAACCatctgtattttatatatatatatatatatatatatattagtgctgtcataacgattaatcgcatccaaaataagtttgtttacaAGGTATGTGTACcgagtttatttattatgaatattacTATACAAACATTcggtatgtattttgaaaatgtttacatgtgtatatacatttatatatttatattattatattttaaattatatagaaatatttcatatataaatataacatatttttcttaaatatatacatattgcatgtgtttgtgtttatatatacataataaatatacacagtgcacactcatattatgtaaacaaaatgtttttattttgga
This portion of the Onychostoma macrolepis isolate SWU-2019 chromosome 19, ASM1243209v1, whole genome shotgun sequence genome encodes:
- the znf706 gene encoding zinc finger protein 706 codes for the protein MARGHQKIQSQQKNAKKQAEIKKSKGHDQKTAAKAALVFTCGVCRSQMPDPKTFKQHFESKHPKSPLPPELEGVEA